The following proteins are co-located in the Anas platyrhynchos isolate ZD024472 breed Pekin duck chromosome 1, IASCAAS_PekinDuck_T2T, whole genome shotgun sequence genome:
- the GABARAPL1 gene encoding gamma-aminobutyric acid receptor-associated protein-like 1 isoform X2 produces MKFQYKEDHPFEYRKKEGEKIRKKYPDRVPVIVEKAPKARVPDLDKRKYLVPSDLTVGQFYFLIRKRIHLRPEDALFFFVNNTIPPTSATMGQLYEDNHEEDYFLYVAYSDESVYGNWKLLARTGGC; encoded by the exons ATGAAGTTCCAGTACAAGGAGGACCACCCGTTCGAGtacaggaaaaaagaaggggagaaaatcCGGAAGAAATACCCCGACAGAGTCCCC GTAATTGTAGAAAAAGCACCAAAAGCCAGAGTACCCGACCTAGACAAAAGGAAGTATCTTGTACCTTCTGACCTCACAG TTGGGCAGTTCTACTTCTTAATCCGAAAGCGAATCCACCTGAGGCCAGAGGATGCACTGTTCTTCTTTGTCAATAATACCATCCCCCCCACCAGTGCTACCATGGGCCAGCTGTATGAG GATAACCACGAGGAGGACTATTTTCTCTATGTGGCCTACAGTGATGAGAGCGTCTATGGCAA CTGGAAGCTGTTAGCCAGGACTGGAGGCTGCTAG
- the GABARAPL1 gene encoding gamma-aminobutyric acid receptor-associated protein-like 1 isoform X1, producing MLFCFLRQGPQRALQVRSKTNCKLRISMADYAGDHDRCVWKSCVGSLGPDPVWQEVIVEKAPKARVPDLDKRKYLVPSDLTVGQFYFLIRKRIHLRPEDALFFFVNNTIPPTSATMGQLYEDNHEEDYFLYVAYSDESVYGNWKLLARTGGC from the exons atgctgttctgttttttgagACAAGGACCACAGAGGGCTCTGCAGGTCAGGAGTAAGACAAACTGTAAACTGAGGATCAGCATGGCAGATTATGCAGGAGATCATGATAGATGTGTCTGGAAGAGCTGTGTGGGGAGCCTAGGACCAGATCCTGTCTGGCAAGAG GTAATTGTAGAAAAAGCACCAAAAGCCAGAGTACCCGACCTAGACAAAAGGAAGTATCTTGTACCTTCTGACCTCACAG TTGGGCAGTTCTACTTCTTAATCCGAAAGCGAATCCACCTGAGGCCAGAGGATGCACTGTTCTTCTTTGTCAATAATACCATCCCCCCCACCAGTGCTACCATGGGCCAGCTGTATGAG GATAACCACGAGGAGGACTATTTTCTCTATGTGGCCTACAGTGATGAGAGCGTCTATGGCAA CTGGAAGCTGTTAGCCAGGACTGGAGGCTGCTAG
- the TMEM52B gene encoding transmembrane protein 52B — protein MHSLVMICFVLGCFLQFPQVRGEEGCLNPEFCSGTEWVRLWYIWLVVVIGGLLLLCGLVSVCMRCCFHCHQGGDESGPQPYEVTVIAFDHDSTLQNTITSLHSVFGPAARRILAVAHSHNTLQGTSPLSASDTPPVYEEALRMSRFTVAKAGQKVTDVDPVPKAKLQTSAEVKDALPALPGR, from the exons ATGCATAGCCTTGTCATGATCTGCTTTGTTTTAGGGTGTTTCTTACAG TTCCCCCAAGTGAGGGGCGAGGAAGGGTGTCTTAATCCCGAATT CTGTTCAGGTACAGAGTGGGTCCGTCTGTGGTATATCTG GCTGGTGGTTGTGATTGGTGGACTGCTTCTCCTGTGTGGCCTGGTTTCTGTCTGCATGAGATGCTGTTTTCATTGCCATCAAGGAGGGGACGAATCAGGTCCTCAGCCCTACGAGGTCACCGTCATTGCTTTTGATCATGACAGCACCCTCCAGAATACCATTACCT CTCTCCATTCGGTGTTTGGACCTGCTGCCAGGAGAATACTAGCAGTGGCACACTCCCATAACACTCTGCAGGGAACATCACCCCTCTCGGCATCCGACACCCCTCCAGTCTACGAGGAAGCTCTACGCATGAGCAGGTTCACAGTTGCCAAGGCCGGACAGAAAGTGACAGATGTGGATCCAGTGCCCAAAGCAAAACTGCAAACATCTGCTGAGGTCAAGGATGCCCTGCCAGCCCTCCCAGGACGCTAG
- the LOC119715548 gene encoding C-type lectin domain family 1 member A-like, with protein MTEEVTYADLKFVTLEKLQTKDIQTARAKGSRSRSSCWQLAAMVIGVICLSSVVATGVLAAKFILVCHTVHERDENFTLQKAIMENLSQQLEHLQAQNLNLSETIKQLATSRGYKCTPCPETWLQYGENCYYFSKEWKTWQESKARCSALESRFLKIESKKELDFVMQSAQSYGSYSFWTGLSHNGSEGPWLWEDGSAFSTDLFQFQETSSRPFLECVWLQGSNIGTAQCGEYKFCICEKMVDPAVIEQVNYSDRQ; from the exons ATGACCGAAGAAGTGACATATGCAGACCTGAAGTTTGTGACATTGGAAAAATTACAAACCAAGGACATCCAGACTGCCAGAGCAAAAG GGTCTCGCAGTCGATCTTCCTGTTGGCAGCTGGCTGCAATGGTGATTGGGGTCATCTGCCTAAGTTCAGTGGTAGCCACAGGAGTCTTAGCAGCCAAGT TCATCTTGGTCTGCCACACTGTGCATGAAAGGGATGAAAACTTCACCCTGCAAAAGGCAATTATGGAAAACCTCAGCCAGCAGTTGGAGCACCTCCAGGCTCAGAATTTGAACTTGTCAGAAACTATAAAGCAACTTGCCACCTCCAGAG gatATAAATGTACTCCTTGTCCTGAGACCTGGCTGCAGTATGGGGAGAACTGTTACTACTTTTCAAAGGAATGGAAAACTTGGCAAGAAAGCAAGGCTCGGTGCTCTGCTCTGGAGTCCAGATTTCTTAAGATAGAGAGTAAGAAAGAGCTG GACTTTGTAATGCAATCAGCACAGTCTTACGGTTCTTATTCTTTCTGGACTGGGCTGTCTCACAATGGATCTGAGGGGCCCTGGCTATGGGAGGATGGATCAGCTTTCTCCACAGATCT gttTCAGTTCCAAGAAACCAGCTCAAGACCTTTCCTAGAGTGTGTGTGGCTTCAGGGTTCAAACATCGGCACTGCACAGTGTGGTGAATACAAATTTTGCATTTGTGAGAAAATGGTGGATCCTGCAGTGATTGAGCAAGTGAACTACTCAGACAGGCAGTAG